From the Leptospira biflexa serovar Patoc strain 'Patoc 1 (Paris)' genome, one window contains:
- a CDS encoding penicillin-binding protein 1A, translated as MKQEPVGLFEKYFIIWFRIVTERIWTGDKKVRNTFLVILGFGILNGFLLTGSVKDFFRLGEAAVYDIPSTLYGLNDKGEYEPIAEYYKFSRIPVKLEQLKSEETNYSTDNRHKLIQCFLSTEDNSFYSHNGIDLKGIARAFVVNLMAGRVKEGASTITQQVARLKFLSIERSIARKAREAWLAILLELVYPKDKILEVYLNEIPLGHGTIGVGAASRFYFRKEVQDVTWGEAAILASLTTRPTQFSPIVNPVSSMNKVRVVFRKLVENGRMTVADAEKEFGILEEYYTNLNRSPNDSAFSDRLNKFPYVTEYIRKNLIRSIGSSRLYNGGLKIYSTIQIRHQEEAEKALLPALQRQTIESNQRAFRNIDAFDDLYGSGYSLIADLNDLPEFKFKISKIERTFSSAYQEDIRDEFSALNLLTGDDYLGDTLDKNFTSQSTKDHLLPVEGSLIAIRPETGYITALVGGSGFRSDNQQIRPFQAFRQPGSAFKPILYAAAMDHSGKNPDPEKNVTPATLFADSPLQYLMEDGDEWAPENYSSEYSGFILLRKALEQSKNSVAVRVLEQVGLSNLMESLRGLLQLQGRDIPYNFSVSLGSFELTPYELTRAYAALASGGKTVNPISVLYVEDNAGKVIKDFRKDYEDVERKQIISKEAAFLITSMMKDVVEEGTGRGVLSYGLNRKAYGKTGTTNNFRDAWFVGYTPELVTSVWFGYDVGTISLGRGMTGGKLSAPVWGRFMARALEKEPPKEFPWLSEVKISKRTVCRMSGKLPSGQCHDLLEEYFIPQTVPKDVCNDHGSAWNVVETKTQNPVTQKPAEPKKQDTKVEKKPSESKPPKRKKSVFSGDEEIDY; from the coding sequence ATGAAACAAGAACCCGTTGGGCTCTTTGAAAAGTATTTTATCATTTGGTTTCGGATCGTTACAGAAAGGATTTGGACTGGAGACAAAAAAGTTCGGAACACTTTCCTTGTCATTTTAGGATTTGGTATCCTAAATGGTTTTTTACTCACAGGCTCTGTGAAAGATTTTTTTCGATTGGGGGAAGCGGCGGTTTACGACATCCCTTCCACCTTATACGGATTAAACGACAAAGGGGAATACGAACCCATCGCTGAATATTATAAATTCTCTCGCATCCCAGTTAAGTTAGAACAACTCAAATCCGAAGAAACCAATTATTCCACTGACAACCGTCACAAACTCATCCAATGTTTTTTATCAACAGAGGATAATTCTTTTTATTCCCATAATGGAATTGATCTCAAAGGAATCGCTCGTGCCTTTGTGGTGAACCTCATGGCAGGTCGTGTCAAAGAAGGTGCCTCCACCATCACACAACAAGTCGCAAGGCTTAAGTTTTTATCCATCGAACGTTCCATTGCAAGGAAAGCTCGTGAAGCATGGCTTGCCATATTACTCGAACTCGTTTACCCAAAAGACAAAATCTTAGAAGTGTATTTGAACGAAATCCCTCTTGGGCATGGAACCATTGGTGTGGGTGCTGCGTCTCGGTTTTACTTTCGAAAGGAAGTACAAGATGTCACCTGGGGGGAAGCGGCGATTTTAGCAAGCCTCACCACAAGGCCCACTCAGTTTAGTCCCATTGTGAATCCCGTTTCCAGTATGAACAAAGTACGAGTCGTCTTTCGTAAGTTAGTTGAAAATGGAAGGATGACAGTGGCAGATGCCGAAAAAGAATTTGGAATTTTAGAGGAATACTATACAAACTTAAATCGTTCCCCAAATGATTCTGCCTTTTCTGACAGGTTAAACAAATTTCCCTATGTCACAGAATACATCCGAAAAAACCTAATCCGTTCCATCGGTTCCAGTCGTTTGTACAATGGTGGACTCAAAATTTATTCCACCATCCAAATCCGCCACCAAGAAGAAGCAGAAAAAGCACTCCTCCCCGCCTTACAAAGGCAAACGATTGAGTCAAACCAACGGGCATTTCGGAACATTGATGCCTTTGATGATTTGTATGGCAGTGGGTATTCCCTCATTGCCGATTTAAACGATTTACCAGAATTTAAATTTAAAATATCAAAAATCGAACGAACCTTTTCTTCCGCCTACCAAGAAGACATACGTGATGAGTTTTCTGCCTTAAACTTACTGACGGGAGACGATTATCTTGGTGACACACTCGATAAAAACTTCACCTCCCAAAGTACAAAAGACCACCTTCTCCCCGTAGAAGGATCGCTCATCGCCATTCGCCCTGAAACAGGTTACATCACAGCCCTCGTGGGTGGATCGGGCTTTCGTTCTGATAACCAACAGATCCGACCCTTCCAAGCCTTTCGCCAACCAGGTTCTGCATTCAAACCCATTTTGTACGCGGCGGCCATGGACCATTCTGGGAAAAACCCAGACCCTGAAAAAAACGTAACACCTGCAACACTTTTTGCCGACTCACCCCTCCAGTATTTGATGGAAGATGGAGACGAATGGGCACCAGAAAACTATAGTAGCGAATACTCAGGATTCATTTTGTTACGTAAGGCCTTGGAACAATCCAAAAACTCTGTGGCTGTGCGAGTCCTCGAACAAGTGGGGCTTTCCAATTTGATGGAGAGCCTACGTGGGTTATTACAATTACAAGGTCGCGACATCCCTTACAACTTCAGTGTTTCCTTGGGTTCCTTTGAACTCACACCTTACGAACTCACTCGCGCCTATGCGGCCCTTGCTTCGGGCGGAAAAACCGTAAATCCCATCTCGGTTTTGTATGTGGAAGACAACGCGGGTAAGGTCATCAAAGACTTTCGAAAGGACTACGAAGATGTGGAACGTAAACAAATCATCTCCAAGGAAGCGGCCTTTCTCATCACTTCCATGATGAAGGATGTGGTGGAAGAAGGAACAGGACGAGGTGTTCTCTCCTATGGACTGAACCGTAAGGCCTATGGAAAAACGGGCACCACCAATAATTTTCGAGATGCATGGTTTGTAGGTTACACCCCTGAACTTGTCACCTCAGTATGGTTTGGTTATGATGTGGGAACCATCTCTCTTGGCCGAGGCATGACAGGAGGGAAACTTTCTGCCCCTGTTTGGGGTCGGTTTATGGCACGAGCCCTCGAAAAAGAGCCACCAAAAGAATTCCCTTGGTTATCTGAGGTAAAAATCTCCAAACGAACGGTCTGCCGTATGTCGGGCAAACTCCCCAGTGGGCAATGCCATGATCTTTTAGAAGAATACTTCATCCCACAAACGGTCCCAAAAGACGTTTGTAACGACCATGGTTCGGCTTGGAATGTAGTGGAAACAAAAACACAAAACCCAGTCACACAAAAACCAGCAGAACCTAAAAAACAAGACACAAAAGTAGAGAAAAAACCCTCCGAGTCCAAACCGCCAAAACGAAAAAAATCGGTCTTTAGCGGAGATGAGGAAATTGACTACTAA
- a CDS encoding zinc dependent phospholipase C family protein, with protein MAGKITHIEALSQVKKHLEHGNATQRKIANLLSRPDVASYANLGAVAPDIFYFYHVLQPKRTKKAAFFGDLAHHHKVAELILSFLDQVYDTEMGLYRDRFLAFTLGYICHCVVDIQTHPYIFYISGDYYNDDKKISYQAQVNHMKVEFGLDTLLINHRWGMSAREYDFPQYIDIRHRTVGIKNKMDPVLWNFWLQSLKETFPTEFLSSYIGSEKKIIPGDILNESYLGFYRFTSTLDSRSALIRGLVNVVDTLTFHRYNASVLMLPTIEAINPKIMNDEKREWFYPADPNRKFNDSFIELLNQASQACKEILTRAYEYSFSPESRSKILDSLGGYNLDTGLRYHGIDHMKEFSPLV; from the coding sequence ATGGCAGGAAAGATCACACATATTGAAGCACTCTCCCAAGTGAAAAAACATTTGGAACATGGCAATGCCACCCAACGGAAAATTGCCAATTTACTCTCAAGACCAGACGTGGCTTCCTATGCCAACTTAGGTGCTGTGGCCCCTGATATCTTTTATTTCTATCATGTCTTACAACCCAAACGGACCAAAAAAGCCGCTTTCTTTGGAGACCTTGCCCACCACCATAAGGTAGCTGAACTCATCTTAAGTTTTCTTGACCAAGTCTATGACACAGAAATGGGACTCTACCGTGACCGCTTCCTTGCCTTTACTTTAGGTTATATCTGCCACTGTGTGGTCGATATCCAAACTCATCCTTATATCTTTTATATCTCTGGGGACTACTATAACGACGATAAAAAGATCTCCTACCAAGCCCAAGTGAACCATATGAAAGTGGAGTTTGGACTGGATACCCTTCTCATCAACCACCGCTGGGGCATGAGTGCCCGTGAATACGATTTCCCACAATACATTGACATCCGTCACAGAACAGTAGGCATCAAAAACAAAATGGACCCTGTGCTTTGGAACTTTTGGTTGCAGTCCTTAAAAGAAACCTTTCCTACTGAATTCCTATCCTCTTATATTGGTTCCGAAAAAAAGATCATACCAGGGGATATCTTAAACGAATCGTATCTTGGGTTTTACCGGTTCACGTCTACCTTGGATTCCCGCAGTGCTCTCATCCGAGGGCTTGTGAATGTGGTGGATACGCTTACCTTTCACAGGTACAATGCCAGCGTTCTCATGTTACCAACCATCGAAGCCATCAATCCCAAGATCATGAATGATGAAAAAAGAGAATGGTTTTATCCCGCTGACCCCAATCGAAAATTCAATGATTCCTTTATCGAACTTCTGAACCAAGCAAGCCAGGCGTGTAAGGAAATTTTAACGAGAGCCTATGAATATAGTTTTTCACCAGAGAGTAGATCGAAAATTCTGGACTCTCTTGGTGGTTATAATTTGGATACGGGCCTTCGATATCATGGCATTGACCACATGAAGGAATTTTCTCCACTCGTTTAG
- a CDS encoding diaminopimelate decarboxylase has product MTSIEKLKFLKEDQVRTLAKEFGTPLFVYSEKEIEQKCDDTLAFPNAFGLQVRYAMKANPNSNILQIMKKKGILIDASSEHEVVRALHFGFSPESIMLTSQEFPKAFVELIGKGVKFNACSLRQLELFGQHFPGKSVSIRFNPGLGSGHTKKTDVGGVTSSFGIWHEKLEEVKAIVNKYNLVVEKVHTHIGSGSDPEVWKAVAKYTLEYAESFPSVTVVSLGGGYKVGRMEDEKSTNLQTIGAPVKIQFEEFAKKHGRKLILEIEPGTYLIALCGALLTTVDDKVDTGKHGFQFLKLDTGMDSNTRPSLYGARHPLITVKKDGGIPSSHKEYVVVGHCCESGDVFTQKEGGEPITRLMGEAEIGDYVVMEAIGAYCSSMSTKNYNSFPETAEVLLRKNGETKLIRKKEPVMEIFRNEILVVE; this is encoded by the coding sequence ATGACATCAATCGAAAAACTAAAGTTTTTGAAAGAAGACCAAGTGCGAACTTTGGCAAAAGAATTCGGAACCCCTCTCTTTGTCTATTCTGAGAAAGAAATTGAACAAAAATGTGACGATACATTGGCATTTCCCAATGCATTTGGTTTACAAGTCCGTTATGCCATGAAGGCAAATCCCAATTCCAATATCTTACAAATCATGAAAAAAAAGGGTATCCTCATCGATGCATCCTCGGAACACGAAGTGGTAAGGGCTTTACATTTTGGATTTTCTCCTGAATCCATCATGCTCACGTCACAAGAATTCCCAAAAGCCTTTGTGGAACTCATTGGAAAGGGTGTGAAGTTCAATGCTTGTTCCCTCCGCCAATTGGAACTCTTCGGACAACATTTCCCAGGAAAATCAGTGTCGATTCGGTTTAACCCAGGCCTTGGATCAGGCCATACCAAAAAAACTGATGTGGGTGGGGTGACATCCTCCTTTGGGATATGGCATGAGAAGTTAGAAGAAGTGAAAGCCATCGTAAACAAATACAACCTCGTTGTCGAAAAAGTCCACACCCATATTGGATCGGGCAGTGACCCTGAAGTGTGGAAGGCTGTCGCCAAATACACACTCGAATATGCAGAGAGTTTTCCATCGGTGACGGTGGTGAGCCTTGGTGGTGGTTACAAAGTGGGTCGGATGGAAGATGAAAAATCGACCAACTTACAAACAATCGGTGCTCCTGTTAAAATCCAATTTGAAGAATTTGCCAAAAAACATGGAAGAAAACTCATCTTAGAGATTGAACCAGGAACTTACCTCATCGCATTGTGCGGGGCTCTTCTCACTACTGTGGATGACAAAGTGGACACTGGAAAACATGGATTCCAGTTTTTAAAATTGGATACGGGAATGGATTCTAATACAAGGCCTTCCCTCTACGGTGCACGCCACCCCCTCATCACGGTCAAAAAAGATGGTGGGATTCCTTCGTCTCACAAAGAGTATGTGGTTGTCGGCCATTGTTGTGAGTCAGGAGATGTGTTCACCCAAAAAGAAGGGGGAGAACCCATCACAAGGCTAATGGGTGAGGCAGAAATTGGAGACTATGTGGTGATGGAAGCGATTGGGGCATATTGTTCCAGTATGTCCACAAAGAACTACAATAGTTTTCCCGAGACAGCTGAAGTTTTACTTCGAAAAAACGGAGAGACAAAACTCATTCGTAAAAAAGAACCAGTGATGGAAATCTTTCGCAATGAAATCTTAGTGGTGGAATGA
- a CDS encoding IspD/TarI family cytidylyltransferase, which translates to MNQLFAILLAGGTGSRMGESLPKQFLRLRGESLLRHSVKRFRRFGLLKSLTVVSHPDWILETEKELQDLLEPNDRIVEGGETRHLSTLKGLASISYDEKDIFFIHDVARPSFKQNELFQLVEQTKIFGAASIVCPVTESLIRVGRHRNYSEEPLNREEVYAVKTPQSVAGFMLSELLLDPLSSKTSEHPTDLCTWMGKRKVGIVETDFRNTKVTSPGDLTLADSLYIED; encoded by the coding sequence ATGAACCAACTCTTTGCCATCCTTCTCGCTGGTGGAACGGGTAGCCGAATGGGAGAATCTCTCCCAAAACAATTCTTACGCTTAAGGGGGGAATCCCTCCTTAGGCATTCGGTGAAACGATTCCGCCGTTTTGGACTGCTTAAGTCACTGACAGTTGTTTCCCATCCTGATTGGATCCTCGAAACAGAAAAAGAATTACAAGACTTACTGGAACCAAACGACCGTATTGTGGAAGGAGGGGAAACAAGGCACCTTTCCACCTTGAAAGGACTTGCATCCATTTCCTATGATGAAAAGGATATTTTTTTCATCCATGATGTGGCAAGACCAAGTTTCAAACAAAACGAACTCTTCCAACTTGTCGAACAAACCAAAATCTTTGGAGCCGCATCCATTGTTTGTCCCGTGACTGAAAGTCTCATTCGCGTGGGGCGCCATCGAAACTATTCGGAAGAACCTTTGAATCGAGAAGAAGTGTATGCGGTAAAAACCCCGCAGTCTGTGGCAGGGTTTATGTTAAGCGAACTTTTGTTAGATCCACTTTCTTCAAAGACCTCAGAACATCCTACAGACCTTTGCACTTGGATGGGGAAACGAAAGGTTGGAATTGTCGAAACAGACTTTCGAAATACCAAAGTGACAAGTCCAGGCGATCTCACTCTAGCGGATTCCCTCTACATTGAGGACTAA
- a CDS encoding PilZ domain-containing protein, translating into MTFRFFNYPIPVLLVTLGFFAVPFVIFFAIASLYDLDFDHVGMILSRIQPWQYVFSFLSAIIAYGLITKKKFGYYLFLCFTFLILTYNVWMVLSVSLGKKFFLAGIRIKTNDIVWNMAITTVLLAIAFYFLRREIAAPYLSATRRGWRSKYRETHPIPFHWTNADGEREGDGLTINISKNGVLLPLTKHHFLKPGDPINLLLTLEKENRDPAAISVQGKVVRIDKEPDGTEIAGVQLQFLIPQKEEKQIYDSFLYRVFAPRYPVSNPVLFFPSDDKANQGTLLNVSLEGLYIESESVLSAGESCRVKIQTRSGEISVAGIVRWSNPQGKYGKPRGFGIQIDSIENQNLFRVWIWKQRFKIFHGR; encoded by the coding sequence GTGACATTTCGGTTCTTCAACTACCCAATTCCCGTACTACTCGTAACTCTTGGTTTTTTTGCTGTACCATTTGTTATTTTTTTTGCCATTGCCTCCCTTTATGATTTGGATTTTGACCACGTGGGGATGATCCTCTCTCGGATCCAACCCTGGCAGTATGTCTTTTCCTTTTTAAGTGCCATCATCGCCTACGGCCTCATCACCAAAAAGAAGTTTGGTTATTACCTTTTCCTCTGTTTCACGTTTCTCATCCTTACATATAATGTTTGGATGGTCTTGTCAGTCTCACTTGGGAAAAAATTCTTCCTTGCGGGCATCCGCATCAAAACAAATGACATTGTTTGGAACATGGCGATCACAACGGTGCTCCTTGCCATCGCCTTCTATTTTTTAAGAAGGGAAATTGCCGCTCCTTATTTGAGTGCCACTCGTCGCGGTTGGCGCTCCAAATACCGAGAGACTCACCCCATTCCGTTCCATTGGACCAATGCCGATGGAGAAAGAGAAGGAGATGGACTCACCATCAACATTTCCAAAAACGGAGTCTTACTCCCTCTCACCAAACATCATTTTTTAAAACCAGGAGACCCGATCAATTTACTCCTCACTTTGGAAAAAGAAAATAGGGATCCAGCCGCCATCTCAGTACAAGGCAAGGTCGTTCGCATCGACAAAGAACCCGATGGAACCGAAATTGCAGGGGTCCAATTACAATTCCTCATCCCCCAAAAAGAAGAAAAACAAATCTACGATTCGTTTTTATACCGAGTGTTTGCACCGCGTTACCCAGTTTCGAATCCCGTTTTGTTTTTTCCATCCGATGACAAAGCAAACCAAGGCACACTTCTCAATGTTTCCTTAGAAGGATTGTACATCGAATCGGAATCAGTCCTATCAGCAGGGGAATCTTGTCGTGTGAAAATCCAAACAAGATCGGGTGAAATCTCTGTCGCAGGTATCGTAAGGTGGTCAAACCCACAAGGAAAGTATGGAAAACCGAGGGGTTTTGGAATCCAAATTGATTCGATTGAGAATCAAAACTTATTTCGAGTTTGGATTTGGAAACAAAGGTTTAAAATCTTCCACGGTCGGTAA
- a CDS encoding Crp/Fnr family transcriptional regulator produces the protein MNVEHLRKYITEVRIDHFAQGTKVFSEGEDCNGKMYFVFSGLLQVYKRKATGEDQYVRDIKPGEFFGEMALVFPSPRAATIVAASEDTKVGTITKDIFLGMGKESPGFLSVILHSIINRLTAVEDTISEKQKELHILINGIHEKSSEGSNTESVTVSEENTQDSLPQEPVDETNKIEPSSKDATSEVQK, from the coding sequence ATGAATGTAGAACATTTAAGAAAGTACATCACCGAAGTCCGCATCGATCATTTTGCCCAAGGGACAAAAGTATTTTCAGAAGGGGAAGACTGTAATGGGAAAATGTATTTTGTTTTTTCCGGGCTTTTGCAAGTGTACAAACGAAAAGCCACTGGGGAAGACCAATACGTAAGAGACATCAAACCCGGTGAATTTTTTGGAGAAATGGCACTGGTATTCCCCTCTCCAAGGGCCGCAACCATTGTGGCCGCTTCGGAAGACACAAAGGTTGGGACCATCACAAAGGATATCTTTTTAGGAATGGGAAAAGAAAGCCCTGGATTTTTATCTGTGATTTTGCATAGCATCATAAACCGCCTAACAGCCGTAGAAGATACAATCTCAGAAAAACAAAAAGAACTGCATATTCTAATCAACGGAATCCACGAAAAAAGTTCGGAAGGATCAAACACAGAATCTGTCACAGTAAGTGAGGAGAACACACAAGATTCTTTGCCACAAGAACCAGTAGATGAAACAAACAAAATAGAACCGAGTTCTAAGGATGCTACATCCGAAGTTCAAAAATAA